From one Shewanella sp. GD04112 genomic stretch:
- a CDS encoding ACT domain-containing protein codes for MLRYLITLQAPDRKGLVEQIAHAVSRHGGNWLDSELRHIDGIFAAILLLEVPSLKMDELIEALECIDGLTLTYSKTSVALKPVKRLTYSLVSYDRPGLVLDISNRITALGINIEQFSSQFETAGHTGIALFRATIGLGLTDLAQEEQLVQSLYALGDDLVLDKLSR; via the coding sequence ATGCTACGATATTTAATCACGCTTCAAGCACCTGATAGAAAAGGATTAGTCGAGCAAATCGCCCACGCCGTGAGTCGCCATGGCGGCAACTGGTTAGACTCAGAGCTGCGCCATATCGACGGGATTTTTGCCGCCATATTGTTACTCGAGGTGCCTTCGCTGAAAATGGACGAGCTAATTGAAGCCTTGGAATGCATCGACGGCCTCACCCTCACCTATTCAAAAACCTCGGTCGCCCTCAAACCCGTTAAGCGACTAACCTACAGCCTAGTGTCCTACGATAGACCCGGATTAGTGCTGGATATTTCCAATCGGATCACCGCACTAGGTATCAATATCGAACAGTTTAGCAGCCAGTTTGAGACCGCAGGCCATACTGGCATCGCCCTGTTTCGCGCCACCATTGGTTTAGGCTTAACCGACCTTGCCCAAGAGGAACAACTGGTGCAATCCCTCTATGCCCTCGGTGATGACTTAGTGCTGGATAAACTCAGCCGTTAA
- a CDS encoding LysE family translocator — MELILAIALFAFSSGITPGPNNIMLMTSGVNFGVKRSIPHLMGISLGFPTMILAIGLGLSALFQAYPIIHQVIKVIGIVYLLYLSWLIANSSSKMEGKSIAKPFSFLQAAAFQWVNPKGWIMAVGAIATFTSVQQDLTPQVVTIATVFLCVAFPCAVVWLGFGVALKRILKNERQQKIFNITMAILLVASIIPMIAP; from the coding sequence ATGGAGTTAATACTCGCTATCGCGTTGTTTGCCTTCTCATCGGGGATCACCCCTGGGCCTAACAACATTATGCTGATGACCTCTGGGGTCAACTTTGGCGTTAAACGCAGTATTCCGCATCTGATGGGGATTAGCCTTGGCTTTCCCACTATGATCCTCGCCATCGGCCTAGGCTTAAGCGCCCTATTTCAAGCCTATCCGATAATCCACCAAGTGATTAAAGTGATTGGGATTGTCTATCTCCTTTACCTATCTTGGCTGATTGCCAACAGCAGTAGCAAGATGGAGGGAAAAAGTATCGCTAAACCCTTTAGCTTTCTGCAGGCCGCCGCATTTCAATGGGTTAACCCTAAAGGCTGGATTATGGCCGTGGGCGCAATTGCCACTTTTACCTCGGTGCAACAGGATCTCACGCCGCAAGTGGTCACTATTGCCACAGTGTTTTTATGTGTGGCCTTTCCCTGCGCCGTGGTGTGGCTTGGTTTTGGCGTGGCGCTTAAACGTATTTTGAAAAACGAACGCCAGCAGAAGATCTTTAATATTACTATGGCCATCTTGCTTGTGGCGTCTATCATCCCTATGATCGCCCCCTAA
- a CDS encoding VOC family protein, with protein sequence MTQSIFVNLAVESVQQSRAFYAGLGFGINEQYSNEQAACVVIADNIYVMLLAKPFFAGFTDKAIADARTTTEVLNCLDCDSRERVDHLVKLAEQHGGKAYRQAQDQGFMYGHAFEDPDGHIWELVYMVAQPS encoded by the coding sequence ATGACACAAAGTATCTTTGTTAATTTAGCGGTTGAAAGTGTTCAACAATCACGGGCTTTTTACGCTGGCCTAGGATTTGGTATCAATGAGCAATACAGCAATGAGCAGGCTGCTTGCGTGGTGATTGCCGACAATATTTATGTGATGTTGCTGGCGAAGCCTTTTTTCGCTGGCTTTACCGATAAGGCGATTGCCGATGCCCGCACCACGACAGAAGTGCTCAATTGCCTAGACTGCGACAGTCGAGAGCGTGTCGATCACTTGGTCAAGCTTGCCGAGCAGCATGGCGGCAAAGCCTATCGTCAAGCGCAGGATCAAGGATTTATGTATGGCCATGCTTTTGAAGATCCCGATGGACATATCTGGGAACTTGTTTATATGGTTGCGCAACCAAGTTAG
- a CDS encoding DMT family transporter — MPANFLLLLAAAIWGFGFVAQTLGMEHLSPFAFNGLRFLIGTVSLVPLVWYLARQGKIHLGTPKDFAMGCGVVGGLLFAGASLQQVGLLYTTAANAGFITGLYIVLVPILGLALKHATGANTWVGCGIAVVGLYFLSIKEGFHLGYGDMLQLIGALFWAMHILAVDHFAKRISPVLLAMMQFLVCGVLSLLVSAAIEVTTVDKVIAAWGSLAYAGLISVGIAYTLQVLAQKHAHPAHAAIILSLETVFAAIGGIMFLGESLGLRALLGCGLMLLGMLISQVPLRYLIKSRHQKVS; from the coding sequence TTGCCTGCCAATTTTTTACTCTTGCTCGCCGCCGCCATTTGGGGCTTTGGTTTTGTCGCCCAAACCTTAGGGATGGAGCATTTATCGCCCTTTGCATTCAACGGGCTACGTTTCTTAATTGGTACAGTGTCACTCGTTCCTCTGGTGTGGTACTTGGCTCGGCAAGGCAAAATTCATCTCGGTACGCCCAAAGACTTTGCCATGGGTTGCGGTGTGGTGGGCGGACTGTTATTTGCTGGCGCATCGCTACAACAGGTGGGGCTGCTTTACACTACGGCGGCCAATGCGGGCTTTATCACTGGGCTTTATATCGTGTTAGTACCGATATTGGGCTTAGCGCTGAAACATGCTACCGGCGCAAATACCTGGGTGGGCTGTGGTATCGCCGTGGTAGGGCTGTATTTTTTAAGCATTAAAGAAGGCTTTCACCTCGGCTATGGCGATATGCTGCAATTGATTGGCGCACTGTTTTGGGCGATGCATATTTTGGCGGTGGACCATTTTGCTAAGCGGATTTCGCCAGTGTTACTCGCCATGATGCAATTTTTAGTGTGCGGCGTATTAAGCCTGCTGGTGTCGGCGGCCATTGAGGTGACGACAGTCGATAAGGTGATTGCAGCCTGGGGCTCACTGGCCTACGCGGGGCTCATTTCAGTGGGTATTGCCTACACTTTACAGGTGCTGGCGCAAAAGCATGCACATCCTGCGCACGCGGCGATTATTTTAAGTCTTGAAACCGTGTTTGCGGCCATCGGCGGTATTATGTTCCTTGGAGAGAGCTTAGGGCTGCGGGCCTTGTTGGGTTGCGGTTTGATGCTGCTGGGGATGTTGATTTCCCAAGTGCCGCTGCGCTATTTAATTAAGTCTCGGCACCAGAAAGTCAGCTAG
- a CDS encoding DUF2797 domain-containing protein, translated as MLGTLKKLRAHLDEAQQVQYQLVVGDELLPLNPLIGKPLTLTHTGNIFCCNCGKKTKKSYSQGHCFVCMQKLASCDMCIMKPETCHFDQGTCREPEWAQSHCFVPHYVYLSNTSGIKVGITRHTQLPTRWIDQGATQGLPIFKVSTRQISGLVEVELAKLINDKTHWQTMLKGHADDIDLNAKAAELIPQIEAKLHEIGMQKGDYSIERLDETIQSIHYPIDTFPKKITSHNFDKNEVISGILQGIKGQYLIFDTGVINIRKFTAYEVSIALAD; from the coding sequence ATGTTAGGAACGCTAAAAAAGCTGCGCGCACACTTAGATGAGGCGCAACAAGTACAGTATCAACTGGTTGTTGGCGACGAGTTACTGCCACTGAATCCCTTAATTGGCAAGCCGCTGACCCTGACCCACACGGGTAACATCTTCTGCTGTAACTGCGGCAAAAAGACCAAAAAGAGCTATTCGCAAGGCCATTGCTTTGTGTGTATGCAAAAGCTCGCCAGTTGCGATATGTGCATTATGAAACCCGAAACCTGTCACTTTGACCAAGGTACTTGCCGCGAGCCAGAGTGGGCGCAAAGCCATTGTTTTGTGCCGCATTATGTTTATCTATCCAATACTTCAGGCATCAAGGTCGGCATCACTCGCCACACACAATTGCCTACTCGCTGGATAGATCAGGGCGCGACCCAAGGTTTACCAATTTTTAAAGTGTCGACACGACAAATCTCGGGTTTAGTGGAAGTGGAGTTAGCCAAACTCATTAACGATAAAACCCACTGGCAAACCATGCTTAAGGGCCACGCCGACGATATCGATTTAAATGCTAAGGCGGCGGAACTGATCCCGCAAATTGAGGCTAAGTTGCATGAAATCGGTATGCAAAAAGGCGATTACAGTATCGAACGTTTAGATGAAACGATTCAGTCGATTCACTATCCCATCGACACCTTTCCGAAGAAAATCACTTCCCACAACTTCGATAAAAATGAGGTGATAAGCGGGATTTTACAGGGGATTAAAGGTCAGTATCTGATCTTCGATACGGGCGTAATTAATATTCGCAAATTCACCGCCTATGAAGTCAGCATAGCGTTAGCTGACTAA
- a CDS encoding DUF1415 domain-containing protein, protein MNEIELITQQTDNWVKKVIMKYNICPFARREVEHGSIRYLVVEQTKVKLVLKALIEECQYLDAHPEAETTLFILPRGFEGFYTYLDLVDMANDALFDNDYEGVYQLAHFHPDYCFEDEPQDSAANYTNRAPYPTLHIIREASMELALANYNDPESIPERNIQFCERKGSEFFIKLLAECMGK, encoded by the coding sequence ATGAATGAGATAGAACTGATCACTCAACAAACCGATAACTGGGTGAAAAAAGTGATCATGAAATACAATATTTGCCCCTTCGCCAGACGTGAGGTTGAGCACGGCAGTATTCGCTATCTCGTTGTTGAACAAACCAAAGTCAAGCTAGTGCTCAAGGCTCTGATTGAAGAATGCCAATACCTAGATGCGCATCCCGAAGCCGAAACGACGCTGTTTATTCTGCCGCGGGGTTTTGAGGGCTTTTACACTTACCTCGATCTGGTCGATATGGCGAACGACGCCTTGTTCGACAACGATTATGAAGGCGTGTATCAGCTCGCGCATTTTCATCCCGATTATTGCTTCGAGGATGAACCACAGGACTCGGCCGCCAATTATACCAACCGCGCCCCCTATCCAACCCTACATATTATTCGCGAGGCCAGTATGGAGTTAGCCCTTGCTAACTACAACGACCCCGAATCGATTCCCGAGCGAAATATTCAATTTTGTGAGCGTAAAGGCAGCGAGTTTTTTATTAAATTACTCGCAGAGTGCATGGGGAAATAG
- a CDS encoding DUF4136 domain-containing protein, producing the protein MYLPQTIGRLLTLLIIGFAALTACVSVDDSQALRTTIVTSGDLSQLPPSAMTYSWHPTLQKIFVDSRLDKQQVQQHMQDTLKKVLLTKGYRWVEDPQLADFQVGFGVAMGTQMSDEQILAAAGLVPGLSNQGVDPKKYDKGSVLISFFKPTGIAGQPTEMVWRVLAQGFANIKDMDEVKARFDGLIDEMLLSLPATHAVQ; encoded by the coding sequence ATGTATTTACCACAAACTATTGGGCGTTTATTGACGCTATTAATCATAGGTTTTGCCGCGCTGACGGCCTGTGTGAGTGTGGATGATTCGCAGGCGCTGCGAACCACAATTGTGACTTCGGGGGATTTGAGCCAATTACCGCCGAGCGCCATGACCTACAGTTGGCACCCAACACTCCAGAAAATCTTTGTCGACAGTCGATTAGACAAACAACAAGTCCAACAGCATATGCAAGATACGCTGAAAAAAGTGCTACTGACGAAAGGTTATCGTTGGGTTGAAGATCCGCAGCTGGCTGACTTTCAAGTCGGGTTTGGCGTTGCCATGGGCACACAAATGTCGGATGAGCAGATACTCGCCGCCGCAGGCTTAGTGCCAGGGTTGTCAAACCAAGGTGTTGACCCTAAAAAGTACGATAAAGGCTCAGTGCTGATTAGCTTTTTTAAACCAACGGGCATCGCGGGGCAACCTACGGAAATGGTCTGGAGAGTCCTTGCCCAAGGCTTTGCCAACATTAAGGATATGGATGAAGTTAAGGCCCGCTTCGATGGTTTAATCGATGAAATGCTGTTATCGCTGCCCGCCACCCATGCGGTGCAATAG
- a CDS encoding alpha/beta hydrolase-fold protein: protein MRMVLGLIFFLSMQVVAQTDKMQIHSEILNDDINLQIKLPDTYGHSSDFRYPVLVVLDGSTQFEHIAANVGFLSSYAIIPELIVVGVSSNNRLKSFTPTQLEQFKDRSGGAENYRQFLETELLSCLGQKYRTADYHVLSGHSMAGLFSSYVALTPDTRFNAAISISPSLWWDNNWLVRESAQLAVAKRIKPMRWFLSIASEPNEMASAFATQITQLQNTLGNSPSVKPPSTKMLQWFNKRFPEETHDSTPLIGNVEALKMLFANWNAVPEIAVMPLKDLKQFYHQQTAVFGYEFPLSAQQYNVYGLKASYEQKTAWGVEILQEGTKVFPMSEVLWDSLATAYDLDGQTALAIDASNKAVQLAKQSDSVFLNEILSQAKSLQGKTRQ from the coding sequence ATGCGGATGGTATTAGGGCTGATTTTTTTCCTGTCGATGCAGGTGGTGGCGCAGACGGACAAGATGCAGATCCATTCTGAAATATTGAATGATGATATTAACTTGCAAATCAAACTCCCCGATACCTATGGTCATTCCAGCGATTTTCGTTATCCCGTTTTAGTTGTCTTGGATGGCTCGACACAATTTGAGCATATTGCCGCGAATGTCGGCTTTTTAAGTAGCTATGCCATTATCCCTGAGCTGATTGTCGTGGGTGTCAGCTCGAATAATCGCTTAAAGTCGTTTACGCCGACCCAATTAGAACAGTTTAAAGACCGAAGTGGCGGAGCAGAGAATTACAGGCAGTTTTTAGAAACAGAACTACTCAGCTGCTTGGGCCAGAAATATCGCACCGCCGATTACCACGTACTGTCGGGACACTCTATGGCTGGGCTATTCAGCAGCTATGTGGCTCTGACGCCTGACACTCGGTTTAATGCGGCGATATCCATCAGCCCAAGCCTTTGGTGGGACAATAATTGGCTCGTGCGAGAGTCCGCTCAGTTAGCCGTCGCCAAACGGATAAAACCCATGCGCTGGTTTTTGAGTATCGCCAGTGAACCTAATGAGATGGCCAGCGCCTTTGCAACCCAAATAACCCAATTGCAAAATACCTTGGGTAATAGCCCGTCAGTGAAGCCTCCTTCAACCAAAATGTTGCAATGGTTTAATAAACGCTTCCCCGAAGAAACCCATGACAGCACCCCGCTTATTGGCAATGTTGAGGCATTAAAGATGCTGTTTGCGAATTGGAATGCGGTGCCCGAAATCGCGGTGATGCCGCTAAAGGACTTAAAGCAGTTCTATCACCAGCAAACGGCGGTCTTCGGCTATGAGTTTCCGCTCTCTGCCCAGCAGTACAATGTCTATGGTCTCAAGGCCAGCTATGAGCAAAAAACGGCGTGGGGTGTGGAGATTTTACAGGAGGGGACAAAGGTGTTTCCTATGTCTGAGGTGCTCTGGGATAGCTTAGCAACAGCCTATGATCTTGATGGTCAAACCGCACTCGCGATTGATGCTTCCAACAAAGCGGTGCAGTTGGCAAAGCAATCAGACTCTGTGTTTTTAAATGAAATCTTGAGTCAGGCCAAAAGTCTACAAGGCAAGACTCGCCAGTAG